GCCTGTTCGAGAATGACCTGGGAAGGATCACCCTGAAACACCCTGACCGATTTGATCAGCTTCAAGTCTTGCTGGCCCTCCCCCAGTTCTTCACGAAAACTGTCGAGCACCTGCTGCTCGATATTGGCCATCACCGTACTCAGACCCTGACGATGGAATTCGTTCAACGCCTGCTCGTCCAGATAGCTCTGCAACACCGACTCGGCGAACAGCCCCATCGGTTCCACCGCATGCACCACATACAACTCGGCTGCAAACGTCCGTGCCAACGCCAAGGCATGCTGCATCACATAAGGGGCATAAAGGCCCAGGTCCGTGGCGTACAGCATCGAACGAATCATGTGACCTCCTCGAGTGCCAGGATGGCGGAGATTGATTCAGCTTAGCAGCGCCC
The Pseudomonas marvdashtae genome window above contains:
- a CDS encoding universal stress protein, with the translated sequence MIRSMLYATDLGLYAPYVMQHALALARTFAAELYVVHAVEPMGLFAESVLQSYLDEQALNEFHRQGLSTVMANIEQQVLDSFREELGEGQQDLKLIKSVRVFQGDPSQVILEQAAKLSVDLLIVGSHCQGASGETPLGRTAARVLQLSRVPVYLVPLVQRRRQGDA